A single Halarcobacter anaerophilus DNA region contains:
- a CDS encoding ABC transporter ATP-binding protein: MALLECKNIDVYYDQVRAVKSVSLSLEEGETITLIGANGAGKSSILKAITGLKNINSGEILFEGEKLNGQSPSKIVEKGIAMTPEGRRVFPYMTVKDNLLMGAFTRKDKDGIAEDLEKVLTKFPRLKERFKQQASTMSGGEQQMMVIGRALMSRPKVLLMDEPSLGIAPKLVQDIARSIVQINKEDKVSVILVEQNSRMALKVSQRAYAMQLGEVLLSGNSKDLIHDERIIELYLGGSH; this comes from the coding sequence ATGGCTTTATTAGAGTGTAAAAACATAGATGTATATTATGATCAAGTAAGAGCTGTAAAAAGTGTCTCTTTAAGTTTAGAAGAGGGAGAAACTATAACTTTAATCGGTGCAAACGGAGCTGGAAAATCTTCTATTTTAAAAGCTATTACGGGACTTAAAAATATAAATTCAGGAGAAATACTTTTTGAAGGAGAAAAGTTAAATGGACAATCTCCTTCAAAAATTGTAGAAAAAGGAATTGCAATGACTCCTGAAGGAAGAAGAGTATTTCCTTATATGACTGTAAAGGACAACCTTCTAATGGGTGCTTTTACAAGAAAAGACAAAGATGGTATTGCAGAAGATTTAGAAAAAGTTTTAACAAAATTTCCAAGATTAAAAGAGAGATTTAAACAACAAGCCAGCACTATGAGCGGTGGAGAACAACAAATGATGGTAATAGGAAGAGCTCTTATGTCAAGACCGAAAGTTCTTTTAATGGATGAACCAAGTCTTGGAATTGCTCCAAAACTGGTTCAAGATATTGCAAGATCAATTGTACAAATCAATAAGGAAGATAAAGTCTCTGTTATTTTGGTTGAACAAAATTCAAGAATGGCTTTAAAAGTTTCTCAAAGAGCCTATGCAATGCAATTAGGAGAAGTTTTATTAAGCGGAAATTCAAAAGATTTAATACATGATGAAAGAATCATTGAACTATATTTAGGAGGAAGTCACTAA
- a CDS encoding ABC transporter substrate-binding protein, with the protein MKKFLKVGLVTSLLTTTLFAQDSIKIGFVGTLSGANAAWGTSNVRSMETSADIYNAKGGVEIAGKKYKVEIVPFDDAFDPKIAVAGMEKMAQEGIKYVVGPNDDAQAIAVKPIAEKNKIVYFPYAFDKSLYVKPANYAIFGMIASYQWEPSVYKWLKENKGVKTISFIAANAADPLNQRDNGIKIAEDLGLKILEAKATYKADTRDFYSVITPIIKKKPDLLVLSGVSPATAPLIIKTARELGFKGYMAAGTALDASILKEGAGDAANGFICQGGADASIQSEKMEKWVEYYTKKYGEYNDESNTKVFALEYILAVLKSNPKAINNADEFLKTVDSNWSAPNLFFKDKDAKLKFVGKTTFGQNRQLGVPLTPKVYENGEFKTLFVGSAD; encoded by the coding sequence ATGAAAAAATTTCTTAAAGTTGGATTAGTAACTAGTTTACTGACTACTACTCTTTTTGCTCAAGATAGTATAAAAATTGGATTTGTAGGTACTCTTTCAGGGGCAAACGCCGCATGGGGTACTTCAAATGTAAGATCAATGGAAACTTCAGCTGATATTTACAATGCCAAAGGCGGAGTTGAAATAGCAGGAAAAAAATATAAAGTTGAAATTGTCCCTTTTGATGATGCTTTCGATCCTAAAATAGCAGTTGCCGGTATGGAAAAAATGGCTCAAGAGGGTATTAAATACGTTGTTGGACCAAATGATGATGCCCAAGCTATTGCAGTAAAACCTATTGCAGAAAAAAACAAAATTGTATATTTCCCATATGCTTTTGATAAAAGTTTATATGTAAAACCCGCAAATTATGCAATATTCGGGATGATTGCATCATATCAATGGGAACCGTCTGTATACAAATGGTTAAAAGAAAACAAAGGGGTAAAAACTATTTCTTTTATTGCGGCAAATGCAGCAGATCCTCTTAACCAAAGAGACAACGGTATTAAAATAGCAGAAGATTTAGGATTAAAAATTTTGGAAGCTAAAGCAACTTATAAAGCGGATACAAGAGATTTCTATTCCGTAATCACTCCAATTATTAAGAAAAAACCTGACCTTTTGGTATTATCAGGGGTTTCTCCGGCTACTGCACCGTTAATTATTAAAACAGCAAGAGAGCTTGGTTTCAAAGGATATATGGCAGCTGGAACTGCACTTGATGCAAGTATTTTAAAAGAGGGAGCAGGAGATGCTGCAAACGGATTTATCTGTCAAGGTGGAGCAGATGCTTCAATTCAATCTGAAAAAATGGAAAAATGGGTTGAGTATTATACAAAAAAATACGGCGAATATAATGATGAATCAAATACAAAAGTATTTGCTTTAGAGTATATTTTAGCAGTTTTAAAATCTAATCCAAAAGCTATTAACAATGCAGATGAATTCTTAAAAACTGTTGACTCAAACTGGTCGGCTCCAAATCTTTTCTTTAAAGATAAAGACGCAAAATTAAAATTTGTAGGAAAAACTACATTTGGTCAAAACAGACAATTAGGTGTGCCTCTTACTCCAAAAGTTTATGAAAACGGTGAGTTTAAAACACTTTTTGTAGGTTCTGCAGACTAA
- a CDS encoding aspartate/glutamate racemase family protein, whose product MKLAIINPNSTESMTQKCKEVALKFKNNDTEIWASNPENSPKSIEGHYDEVKSLAGLMEEIKKAKDWGADAYVIACFDDPGLEAARELAEGPVIGICEAAMHMTTILASSFSVVTTLNRSVPIIEELSHKYGMSKFCRKVRAANIPVLSLEDGTCNAKQKIEKEILKAVEEDNCEAIILGCAGMADLTIELSQKCNIPVVDGVLCALKMAESLVGAKLKTSKINAYSYPIVK is encoded by the coding sequence ATGAAATTAGCAATAATAAATCCAAACTCTACGGAATCAATGACACAAAAATGCAAAGAAGTAGCACTAAAGTTTAAAAACAATGACACGGAAATCTGGGCTTCAAATCCTGAAAATTCTCCCAAAAGTATTGAAGGGCATTATGATGAAGTTAAAAGTTTAGCAGGACTTATGGAAGAGATAAAAAAAGCTAAAGATTGGGGAGCAGATGCTTATGTAATTGCCTGCTTTGATGATCCGGGACTTGAAGCTGCAAGAGAATTGGCAGAAGGTCCTGTAATCGGAATTTGCGAAGCAGCGATGCATATGACAACTATTTTAGCTTCAAGTTTTTCGGTAGTTACCACTCTTAATCGTTCAGTTCCAATAATTGAAGAGTTATCACACAAATACGGAATGTCAAAATTTTGCAGAAAAGTAAGAGCAGCTAATATCCCTGTTTTATCTTTGGAAGACGGAACTTGCAATGCAAAACAAAAGATTGAAAAAGAGATTTTAAAAGCTGTAGAAGAGGATAATTGTGAAGCAATTATTTTAGGATGTGCAGGAATGGCTGATTTAACAATTGAGTTATCGCAAAAATGCAATATTCCTGTTGTTGATGGAGTTTTATGTGCCCTTAAAATGGCAGAATCTCTTGTCGGCGCAAAACTAAAAACAAGTAAAATAAATGCCTATTCTTATCCTATTGTAAAATAG
- a CDS encoding ureidoglycolate lyase produces MQLLLKPQTLTKEAFKKFGEVVSIENNDSKTINNGYAQKYFELCTMDSNEKNGKATLHIYVAKKREFPLKIDMLEKHPFFSQTFMPRSFKPFMAVVALGKEEPDLSTIEAFITNGNQGVHYNRGIWHFPLISLEDKDQFIVIDRTDCNQIKNKITECIEFKIKDTKILLDKRIENGKQQ; encoded by the coding sequence ATGCAGCTTTTATTAAAACCCCAAACTCTTACAAAAGAGGCTTTCAAAAAATTTGGAGAGGTGGTAAGCATTGAAAACAATGATTCTAAAACCATCAATAATGGTTATGCACAAAAATATTTTGAATTATGCACTATGGATTCAAATGAAAAAAACGGCAAAGCAACTCTTCATATCTATGTAGCAAAAAAAAGAGAGTTCCCTTTAAAAATAGATATGTTGGAAAAACATCCTTTCTTTTCACAAACTTTCATGCCTAGAAGTTTTAAACCTTTTATGGCAGTTGTTGCTTTGGGTAAAGAAGAGCCTGATTTATCAACAATTGAAGCTTTTATTACAAACGGAAATCAAGGAGTTCATTACAATAGAGGAATTTGGCATTTTCCATTAATCAGTCTGGAAGATAAAGATCAGTTTATAGTTATAGACAGAACAGATTGTAATCAAATCAAAAACAAAATAACAGAGTGCATTGAGTTTAAAATTAAAGATACAAAAATATTATTAGATAAAAGGATAGAAAATGGTAAGCAGCAATAA
- a CDS encoding branched-chain amino acid ABC transporter permease → MEQILLNGLITGAQYALIALGLTLIFSLMNILNFAHGQMYVLGAFVTYYVYGKLGLPFIVAVIASGLTLALIGAIFEKYLFNPVIKKSLREESSMLLAAGTAFFLDALILIVFGEKQRSVPSIVDGVFFGDAYGIDIIIPYNRIAIGIIAVVMITAFILFMQYSKPGRAMRALAQDKTAAQLMGVDLDKYSLIGFAMGAMLAGVAGSLLVTITGVNSGIGGGISVQAFTMIMIGGAGVISGAILGGFILGIVEALGLYYLPGDITYLTIFVCLMIFLTLRPQGLMGKPWG, encoded by the coding sequence ATGGAACAAATACTACTCAATGGTTTAATTACAGGTGCGCAATACGCATTAATAGCATTAGGTTTAACACTAATCTTTTCACTTATGAATATTCTTAATTTTGCCCATGGACAAATGTATGTTTTAGGTGCTTTTGTTACTTATTATGTTTATGGAAAATTAGGACTTCCTTTTATTGTAGCTGTTATTGCTTCAGGATTAACATTAGCACTAATAGGTGCAATATTCGAAAAATATCTATTTAATCCGGTTATAAAAAAGTCCCTTAGAGAAGAGAGTTCAATGCTCCTTGCTGCAGGGACTGCATTTTTTCTTGACGCTTTGATTTTAATTGTGTTTGGAGAAAAACAAAGAAGTGTTCCTTCAATTGTTGACGGAGTATTTTTCGGAGATGCATATGGAATAGATATTATTATTCCTTACAATAGAATTGCTATTGGAATTATAGCCGTAGTAATGATTACGGCATTTATTCTTTTTATGCAATATTCAAAACCGGGACGTGCAATGAGAGCCTTAGCACAAGACAAAACTGCCGCACAACTTATGGGTGTTGATTTAGATAAATATAGTCTAATCGGTTTTGCCATGGGAGCCATGTTAGCAGGAGTAGCAGGAAGTCTTCTTGTAACCATAACAGGAGTAAATTCAGGAATTGGCGGGGGAATTTCCGTTCAAGCTTTTACTATGATTATGATTGGTGGAGCAGGAGTGATCTCAGGAGCTATTTTAGGCGGTTTTATTTTAGGTATTGTTGAAGCTTTGGGACTTTATTATCTGCCTGGAGATATTACTTATTTAACAATTTTTGTATGTTTAATGATATTCCTTACTTTACGTCCTCAGGGACTAATGGGAAAACCTTGGGGGTGA
- a CDS encoding NCS1 family nucleobase:cation symporter-1 — protein sequence MVRDVNKDSLSPTKESEKNWKWFEVSNIWANDIQSLFGYTLVASLFISYQVTGWTAFSALIVAGLIVTFLVNISGKAGVDYGIPYPVLARSSMGIHGAKLSAIIRAVVAVFWFGVQTYFASTALHLLIVASTGIELKTTVLGLDMVGWFSFFVVWILQMVIFSKGMNWVSKFLNFAAPFVYLIMIGLLIVLWSESKGELFSAANNIFSNKSSTFDSEINGFFAIVGTMIAYFAAVMINFSDFSRYAKNKKSMVLGNLVGLPLNMIFFSALALLITAGSVVVFGEKLTNPMDIVEKADSTILSLVAAITFFTATVGINLVANFIPAVNGISNLAPKKLSFKKSGMITSAFALIIGGFWVSFISQVGISPIVNTLGATLAPLYGILIVDYFFIKKQDLDMNSLYDETQESIYFYKNGWNTNTMVAFVIGALFSICTVWVDSLSSLNGYGWIIGAVLGGFIYLSLSKYQTNRNLAFN from the coding sequence ATGGTAAGAGATGTTAATAAAGACTCTTTATCACCCACAAAAGAGAGTGAAAAAAATTGGAAATGGTTTGAAGTTTCAAATATATGGGCAAATGATATTCAAAGTCTATTTGGCTATACATTAGTTGCTTCTTTATTTATAAGTTATCAAGTTACTGGATGGACGGCATTCTCTGCTTTAATTGTAGCAGGACTAATAGTAACATTTTTAGTAAATATATCGGGAAAAGCGGGAGTTGATTATGGGATTCCTTATCCTGTACTAGCAAGATCAAGTATGGGAATACACGGGGCTAAATTATCTGCTATTATAAGAGCTGTTGTTGCAGTTTTTTGGTTTGGAGTTCAAACCTATTTTGCCTCTACTGCTTTACATCTATTAATAGTTGCTTCAACAGGTATTGAATTAAAAACTACTGTTTTAGGCTTAGATATGGTAGGCTGGTTCTCATTTTTTGTTGTTTGGATACTGCAAATGGTGATTTTCTCAAAGGGAATGAACTGGGTATCAAAATTTTTAAATTTTGCAGCACCCTTTGTATATCTTATTATGATAGGTCTTCTAATTGTATTGTGGAGCGAATCAAAAGGTGAACTTTTTAGCGCTGCAAATAATATTTTCTCTAATAAAAGTTCTACTTTTGATTCTGAAATAAACGGTTTTTTTGCAATTGTAGGGACTATGATTGCTTACTTTGCCGCAGTAATGATAAATTTTAGCGATTTTTCAAGATATGCAAAAAACAAAAAATCAATGGTTCTAGGAAACTTGGTTGGATTGCCTTTAAATATGATTTTCTTTTCAGCCTTAGCTCTTTTAATAACCGCCGGTTCCGTTGTTGTTTTCGGAGAAAAACTTACAAATCCAATGGATATAGTTGAAAAAGCAGACAGTACAATATTAAGTTTAGTAGCTGCAATTACATTTTTCACTGCAACAGTCGGTATTAACTTAGTTGCTAACTTTATTCCTGCAGTTAACGGTATATCAAATTTAGCGCCAAAAAAACTCTCATTTAAAAAATCAGGAATGATAACATCCGCTTTTGCTTTAATAATCGGAGGATTTTGGGTTAGTTTCATAAGTCAAGTAGGAATAAGTCCTATCGTAAATACTTTAGGAGCAACATTGGCACCCTTATACGGTATTTTAATAGTTGATTATTTCTTTATAAAAAAACAAGACTTAGATATGAACTCTTTATATGACGAGACCCAAGAGAGTATCTATTTTTATAAAAACGGTTGGAATACAAATACTATGGTTGCCTTTGTAATAGGTGCCCTTTTTTCTATTTGTACCGTATGGGTTGACTCTTTAAGCAGCCTAAACGGTTACGGTTGGATTATAGGAGCAGTTCTCGGTGGTTTTATATATTTATCTTTATCAAAATATCAGACAAATAGAAATTTAGCTTTTAACTAA
- the puuE gene encoding allantoinase PuuE has protein sequence MNKLINNYPRDMIGYANEPINPKWPNGAKVALQFVLNYEEGAENCILHGDKASEVFLSDMVNPEAFVGQRHKSIESLYEYGSRVGVWRILELFKDFQIPVTIFAVAMAIARNPKVAEYLAKNDYDICSHGYRWLNYQKIEESIERDHLYKSIEILEKMLGKRPLGWYTGRDSENTRKLVVQEGGFLYDSDAYNDDLPYFAPEITTKEHLVIPYTMDVNDMRFMPHGFNSGDEFFTYLKDSFDALYLEGAKSPKMMSIGMHCRITGKPGRIMAMRKFLEYVRSFDDVWFCSRLDIANHWIKNFSSKGTK, from the coding sequence ATGAATAAATTAATTAATAACTACCCAAGGGATATGATAGGTTATGCAAATGAACCTATTAATCCCAAATGGCCAAACGGCGCTAAAGTAGCACTTCAATTTGTATTAAATTACGAAGAGGGTGCGGAAAACTGTATTCTTCACGGAGACAAAGCCTCAGAAGTTTTTTTATCAGATATGGTAAATCCCGAAGCCTTTGTCGGACAAAGACATAAATCAATTGAATCACTGTACGAATACGGCTCAAGAGTAGGTGTTTGGAGAATTTTGGAACTTTTTAAAGATTTTCAAATTCCCGTAACTATTTTTGCAGTTGCAATGGCAATAGCAAGAAATCCCAAAGTTGCGGAATATTTGGCAAAAAATGATTATGACATTTGCTCTCACGGTTATAGATGGCTGAATTATCAAAAAATTGAAGAATCAATAGAAAGAGACCATTTATATAAAAGTATTGAAATCTTAGAAAAAATGTTAGGGAAACGACCTTTGGGGTGGTACACAGGAAGAGACAGTGAAAACACTAGAAAACTTGTAGTCCAAGAAGGAGGATTTTTATATGACAGCGATGCTTATAATGATGATTTGCCATATTTTGCCCCTGAAATAACTACAAAAGAACATCTAGTTATTCCATATACTATGGATGTAAATGATATGAGATTTATGCCCCATGGATTCAACAGCGGAGATGAATTCTTTACTTACTTAAAAGACAGCTTTGATGCTCTTTATCTAGAAGGAGCAAAATCTCCTAAAATGATGTCTATTGGAATGCACTGCAGAATAACAGGGAAACCCGGAAGAATTATGGCAATGAGAAAATTCTTGGAATATGTAAGAAGTTTTGATGACGTGTGGTTTTGTTCAAGACTAGATATTGCAAATCACTGGATTAAAAATTTTTCAAGCAAAGGAACAAAATGA
- a CDS encoding GntR family transcriptional regulator — translation MIVDNLIKFITTREETMEVNDIFTLEDKIVNFIFDAIFTKKLHPGIKLSESVLAKELNASRDVVRKAFSKLQTMGILTYKKNQGFHVVWLTEENAKDIYTARKVIEAGIVEIVTQKHSKKELDLSILNEKVENEEYLKVSLRNGEYVKTSCDFHLNLAILSENDFLINALKPLIPLSILAGLIYDDSETSFCSYDEHRVLIDAIKSNDITYAKSIMDQHLVHCVEALNFGITPSKKNKFIFGN, via the coding sequence ATGATTGTAGACAATCTGATAAAATTCATTACAACAAGAGAGGAAACAATGGAAGTAAATGATATTTTTACATTAGAAGACAAAATAGTAAACTTCATCTTTGATGCAATTTTTACTAAAAAACTACATCCGGGAATTAAATTATCAGAAAGCGTATTGGCAAAAGAGTTAAATGCAAGTAGAGATGTAGTAAGAAAAGCTTTTAGTAAACTTCAAACTATGGGTATTTTAACATATAAAAAAAATCAAGGATTTCATGTAGTCTGGCTAACAGAAGAGAATGCAAAAGATATCTACACAGCAAGAAAAGTTATTGAAGCAGGTATTGTAGAAATAGTTACCCAAAAACATTCAAAAAAAGAGTTGGATTTATCTATATTAAATGAAAAAGTTGAAAATGAAGAGTATTTAAAAGTTTCCCTTAGAAACGGGGAATATGTAAAAACATCATGTGATTTCCATTTAAATTTGGCAATTTTAAGTGAAAATGATTTTTTAATCAACGCTTTAAAGCCTCTTATTCCTTTAAGTATTCTTGCAGGACTTATTTACGATGACAGTGAGACCTCTTTTTGTTCTTATGATGAACACAGAGTGTTAATTGATGCCATTAAAAGTAACGATATAACTTATGCAAAAAGTATTATGGATCAGCATCTTGTTCATTGCGTAGAAGCATTAAATTTCGGTATTACACCATCAAAAAAAAATAAATTTATATTTGGAAATTAA
- the alc gene encoding allantoicase — MINVASCELGSKIIFTTDEFFAKASRMLQESEAIFEDKYDENGHWMDGWETRRRRDGGNDFCIIKLGNISKINSFLIDTSHFRGNYPLAISIKGCNAKEIDDKSFINQIDSFKWLELLEQSDLEGDKKQNFSSKDISEITHLKVDIYPDGGIARFKAFGEICFDEKLYEKENINIASMKNGARAVYTNNEFFAPLRNILKDEDAINMGDGWETRRRREPGFDWGIIELAKPAIIDNIMVDTNFFKGNFADSFSICSAYLENTTDNSVITQSMFWEELISKQKLEMHKKHSFDNSFLLHKKPVTHIRVNIFPDGGISRLKLFGKFIKEVKA; from the coding sequence ATGATAAACGTAGCAAGCTGTGAACTTGGAAGTAAAATAATTTTTACGACAGATGAATTCTTTGCAAAAGCCAGTAGAATGCTTCAAGAAAGTGAAGCAATCTTTGAGGATAAATATGATGAAAACGGTCACTGGATGGATGGCTGGGAAACGAGAAGAAGAAGAGACGGAGGAAATGATTTTTGTATTATCAAGCTTGGGAATATCTCTAAAATCAACTCTTTTTTAATTGATACTTCCCACTTTAGAGGGAATTATCCTTTAGCTATTTCAATTAAAGGATGTAATGCAAAAGAGATTGATGATAAAAGTTTCATAAACCAAATAGATAGTTTCAAGTGGCTTGAACTTCTTGAACAAAGTGATTTAGAAGGAGATAAAAAACAAAACTTTTCTTCAAAAGATATTAGTGAAATAACACATTTAAAAGTTGATATCTATCCAGATGGCGGAATTGCTAGATTTAAAGCTTTTGGAGAGATTTGTTTTGATGAAAAACTTTATGAAAAAGAAAATATAAATATAGCTTCAATGAAAAACGGAGCAAGAGCAGTTTATACAAATAATGAATTTTTTGCTCCTTTAAGAAATATTTTAAAAGATGAAGATGCTATCAATATGGGTGACGGCTGGGAAACTAGAAGAAGAAGAGAACCGGGATTTGACTGGGGAATCATAGAATTGGCAAAACCTGCTATTATCGATAATATTATGGTTGATACAAACTTTTTTAAAGGGAATTTTGCCGATTCTTTTTCTATTTGCAGCGCTTATTTGGAAAATACAACAGATAATTCAGTAATTACCCAAAGTATGTTTTGGGAAGAGTTAATAAGTAAACAAAAACTTGAGATGCATAAAAAACACTCTTTTGACAACAGTTTTTTACTCCATAAAAAACCTGTTACCCATATAAGAGTAAATATTTTCCCTGATGGAGGAATCTCAAGACTTAAACTTTTTGGAAAATTTATAAAAGAGGTAAAGGCTTAA
- a CDS encoding ABC transporter ATP-binding protein has product MKKIILQVNNVTKKFGSLVAINDISFEVYENEILSVIGPNGAGKSTMFKLISSFLKPTSGAVLFNREKISGLKPHITARKGVVRTFQETTVFKNMSVRDNIIIAHQLQAKSNLLGFFFNTKLAKEDNKRFGKSADEIIDFLGLNEVKDELASNLPHGLLRGLGIANALACKPKILLLDEPFAGMNHDETKKCMNMVKQIKKSGVTVLLVEHDMPAVMEISDRIVVISFGEKIAEGKPADIQKNPKVIEAYLGVEDEELGI; this is encoded by the coding sequence ATGAAAAAAATAATTCTTCAAGTAAATAATGTAACTAAAAAGTTCGGCTCTTTAGTTGCCATAAACGATATCTCTTTTGAAGTTTATGAAAATGAAATTTTATCGGTTATCGGTCCAAACGGAGCAGGTAAATCAACGATGTTTAAATTAATCTCTTCATTTTTAAAACCTACTTCAGGAGCAGTTCTTTTCAATAGAGAAAAAATTTCAGGTTTAAAACCCCATATAACAGCAAGAAAAGGTGTTGTAAGAACTTTCCAGGAAACTACTGTTTTTAAAAATATGTCAGTAAGAGATAATATTATAATTGCTCATCAGTTACAAGCAAAGTCAAACCTTTTAGGATTTTTCTTTAATACTAAACTTGCAAAAGAGGATAATAAAAGGTTTGGTAAGTCTGCTGATGAAATTATTGATTTTTTAGGATTAAATGAAGTAAAAGATGAATTGGCAAGCAATCTACCTCACGGACTTTTAAGAGGTTTAGGAATTGCAAATGCTCTTGCATGTAAACCAAAAATCTTATTATTGGATGAACCCTTTGCAGGAATGAATCATGATGAAACAAAAAAATGTATGAATATGGTTAAACAAATTAAAAAGTCAGGAGTAACCGTTCTTTTAGTTGAACATGATATGCCTGCCGTTATGGAAATTTCAGACAGAATCGTTGTTATTAGTTTTGGTGAAAAAATAGCAGAAGGAAAACCTGCTGATATTCAAAAAAATCCTAAAGTAATCGAAGCTTACTTAGGTGTAGAAGATGAAGAATTAGGAATTTAA
- a CDS encoding branched-chain amino acid ABC transporter permease, protein MKNKQFITRVLIALIFLLVIIPAVLIYTQRNDFLYGITSVAILAMISAGVWLTFYIGRINMGQGAYALIGAYCAAVLITQLNLSFWLALFLAGILASLFSILIGLPILRLRGVYFSMITLTLTEVVRLLAIALVPVTNGPRGITNIPLPGELSIFGITIIPDFANLQNSKIGFYYLSVIAMIVTFAILYRLVHSRMGILLKSLQQNEELASSFGVNISYLRVISYAIASFFAGVGGAIFINLTQSVYPTTFQVADSINYMLYTFLGGLAYVFGPILGAFVLYFSWDILFIFKEYQLLIYSSIMILLMLFLPNGLLSLRFKK, encoded by the coding sequence ATGAAAAATAAACAATTTATTACAAGAGTCTTAATAGCACTGATTTTTTTATTGGTTATCATTCCTGCCGTTTTGATATATACACAAAGAAATGATTTTCTTTACGGTATTACTTCTGTTGCCATTTTAGCAATGATTAGTGCAGGAGTTTGGTTGACTTTTTATATAGGTAGAATTAATATGGGACAAGGCGCTTATGCTCTAATAGGAGCATATTGTGCCGCAGTTTTAATCACCCAATTAAATTTATCTTTTTGGCTGGCACTGTTTTTAGCAGGAATTTTAGCTTCTTTATTTAGTATTTTAATCGGTCTACCGATTCTAAGACTAAGAGGAGTCTATTTTTCAATGATTACTCTAACTCTTACAGAAGTAGTAAGATTACTTGCAATTGCACTTGTTCCTGTTACAAACGGACCAAGAGGAATTACAAATATCCCACTTCCCGGAGAATTAAGTATTTTTGGAATTACTATAATTCCTGATTTTGCAAACTTACAAAACAGTAAAATAGGATTTTATTATCTTTCTGTAATTGCTATGATTGTAACTTTCGCAATTCTTTACAGACTTGTACATTCAAGAATGGGAATACTTCTTAAATCTTTACAACAAAATGAAGAATTAGCTTCATCTTTTGGTGTAAATATTTCATATTTAAGAGTAATTTCATATGCCATTGCTTCATTTTTTGCAGGAGTAGGAGGAGCAATTTTTATTAATCTGACTCAATCTGTATATCCGACTACATTTCAAGTTGCAGATTCGATTAATTATATGCTTTACACTTTTCTTGGAGGTTTAGCTTATGTTTTCGGTCCTATCTTAGGGGCATTTGTTTTATATTTTAGCTGGGATATTCTTTTCATATTTAAAGAGTATCAATTATTGATTTATTCAAGTATTATGATACTTCTTATGCTGTTTTTACCAAACGGTCTTCTAAGTTTAAGGTTTAAAAAATGA
- a CDS encoding LysE family translocator, with protein MDSFSEFLLWLSVIFPLVFSAGPGNVLCAICGASNGFKKSIPFVLGLNLVYTSYSLLAGFGLAVILINYPRIFFSIQLLGVIYIFWLGYKFLSKKEIKQKNSSTNLNFIDGLISQTLNIKGISIVLTMYSQFLDKNQSIVYEVLTLSLTLLLLNLFTHMTWVYGGSWMAKKFASNYAVKIQSKIFGGMLIAVSFWLLSQTLYS; from the coding sequence ATGGATTCTTTCTCAGAATTTTTATTATGGTTAAGTGTAATTTTTCCTCTAGTATTTAGTGCCGGACCGGGCAATGTTTTATGTGCAATATGCGGAGCTTCAAACGGATTTAAAAAATCCATTCCTTTTGTATTAGGACTAAATTTAGTTTATACCTCATATTCACTCCTTGCAGGGTTCGGACTTGCCGTTATTTTAATAAATTATCCAAGAATATTTTTTTCAATTCAACTATTAGGAGTTATTTATATTTTTTGGCTGGGATATAAATTTTTGAGTAAAAAAGAGATAAAACAAAAAAACTCTTCTACTAATTTAAACTTTATAGACGGTCTTATTTCCCAAACACTTAATATAAAAGGAATATCAATAGTTTTGACAATGTATTCTCAATTTTTAGATAAAAATCAATCTATTGTTTATGAAGTTTTAACTCTTAGTCTTACTCTTTTACTGTTAAATCTCTTTACACATATGACATGGGTGTACGGCGGTTCGTGGATGGCTAAAAAATTTGCATCAAATTATGCAGTAAAAATTCAAAGTAAAATATTCGGTGGAATGTTAATAGCCGTCTCTTTTTGGTTATTATCCCAAACTCTTTACAGCTAG